In Lolium rigidum isolate FL_2022 chromosome 3, APGP_CSIRO_Lrig_0.1, whole genome shotgun sequence, the genomic window ACATCGAACGACCTTTGTTTCAGTCAGTGATCGATCGATGATCCTCGTTCGTTCCTGGTGCAGATGAGGAGAGGAATCCCTGCAGGCTGCCGACCAAGGACAACATCCGCATGGCGATGCACTGGCTGGTGCAGGGCTGCAGCTACGGGGACTCCCTGGTGTTCCAGTTCTCCGGCATGGGAGCGCAGGtccccgacgacgacggcgacgagctGGACGGCATGGACGAGGCCCTCTGCCCCATGGACTCCTTCCACCAGGGCCCCATCCTGGATGACGAGATCAACGAGGCCATCGTCCGCCCGCTCGTGCACGGCGTCACGCTCCACGCCGTCATCGACGCCTGCCACAGCGCCACCGTCCTCGACCTACCATACCAATGCGTTGTGTCCAAGTCAGTAGTTAACCTACATCCGGTCGTATGTATCTACATGGTTGAATCAAAAGCTTAATCAACCATCCTCTGGTTCTTTCATTAGGAGTACCGGGTGCCTGAGGTGGAGGGACGAACGCCCTATGACCGGCGCCTGGAAAGGCACCAGCGGAGGCAAGGCAGTGCTCATCAGTGGCAGCAGCAACGGCAAGAGGATGCCTACGAACGCGGTCAGTACTGCTTCTGAGTTTCGAATAAAGAGTTAAAGACAAGTATGTGTGTCTCCTAGCTATTTCGTTTGTTTGACATGCGTGCGTGCGTGCAGCTGCCTCAACCCTATGCCACCATCGGCGCCATGACGCACAGCTTCATCAGGTCACTGGAGTGCGAGCCCCGCACCACCTACGGCCGCCTGCTCTCCTCCATGAGGAGCATCATGCGCCAGGGCGGGAACTGCAACCTGCAAGGCCCCGTCGGGAGCTCCATCCACATGGTCACCAACTTCAGCGGCGTGGAGGTGAGTGACACTTTCTCTGATGGCAGGCGCGTGCCAGTCAAAGCTCTAATCTCTAATGGCGCAACCAGTTAGCAGTGTGCTAGTAACTGTGCCATGCCATGATACACATGATTGATCTCTAATTGCTTGATTTTGCAGGAGCCTCAGCTGTCCTCTGCTCACAAGTTCAACATCGACTGCGAGCCATTCTGCCTGTAGAATCAATGATCCTCAGTCGTCTCTGCAGGCTACTGCAACCGACTCGATTACTACCTAATCATCATCAACCGTTTCGAAATAATATAATCGATCACTGGGTATGATGCTTGCTGCTACTACTAGTAGTGTATGTGCGATGCCACCAAGAATGAGTCTTTTAAGGCTCTGAGGGCCTGCCTGCTTCTCCATGACTACTGTAACGTACCTCCCTGTAATAAGGCTGTTGTGTGTCATGACACATCCCCTGAAGTAAATCAAGTTCTATTATACATGCTGATTCTGTGCTTCATCTCCGAAAGAAAGATAAGGTAAAAGCAGTGACCCAAATGGTGCGCGTGGGTATCACGCAGCCATGATGTGATGGGACTGAAACTGACGGTTTCCAGATGTTCAGAACCCCAAAACTTTTCCTTCCACTTGACGAAATTTGGTTACAACAGAACACAGTAAAGGTTTGATTGCCTACTCGCCTAAGACGAGCCCCTCGGTTGGTGGTTACAAAGTGGGAGTGACTGAGAATCACGTGATGTCATCGATGTCTTGCAACTCATGACTAACATAAATCACGAAGCAAATCCAACGGTTTGAAAGCATttttctcagttgcaactcatgaaTAGTACGATCATGAAGCAAATCCCATGATCTTTCTCGGTTGCAAATCATCGCTAGCACAAATAACAATGCAAAACAA contains:
- the LOC124702579 gene encoding metacaspase-1-like; translation: MMNMNYGGGSRGPAAMVRCRQCSSSITAMPGARAVQCMQCSYVTRVPGCGRPRPGMPLVPHMRPTPAFGGGRSKKRAVLIGIKYTGRRSSELRGPINDVKCMRYLLTEHFGFPNDCVLILTDEERNPCRLPTKDNIRMAMHWLVQGCSYGDSLVFQFSGMGAQVPDDDGDELDGMDEALCPMDSFHQGPILDDEINEAIVRPLVHGVTLHAVIDACHSATVLDLPYQCVVSKSTGCLRWRDERPMTGAWKGTSGGKAVLISGSSNGKRMPTNALPQPYATIGAMTHSFIRSLECEPRTTYGRLLSSMRSIMRQGGNCNLQGPVGSSIHMVTNFSGVEEPQLSSAHKFNIDCEPFCL